The sequence below is a genomic window from Bradyrhizobium septentrionale.
CGGAAGGGGAGCGGACGCTCGACTGGGCCCGGCGCATCGTCGGCGATACGCGGGCGATGAAGCAGGAGATCAACAGCCTCAAGGACAAGCTGTCGGGCGAGATCCGGATCGCGGCGATCCCGACCGTGCTCGGCATGGTGGCCGCGCTCACCACGCCGTTCCGGGCGCGTCATCCCGATGTGCGCTTCCGCATCCAGTCCTGCACGTCGGCCGACGTGCTCGGCCTCTTGGAAAATCTCGAGGTCGACGCCGGGCTGACCTATATCGAGAACGAGCCGATCGGCAAGGTCCGCACCATCCCGCTCTACAACGAGAGCTACCGGCTGCTGACGGCGCCCGACGCGATGTTCGGCGACCGCAAACAGGTGACGTGGAAGGAAGTCGGCACCGTGCCGCTCTGCCTGCTGACGCCCGACATGCAGAACCGCCGCATCATCGACCGTGCGCTGACCTCGGTCGGCGCGGAGGCGACGCCGACGCTGACCTCGAATTCGCTGCTGGTGCTGTACACCCATGTGAAGACCGGCCGCTGGGCCAGCGTGATGCCGGCCAAGCTCGCCGAGACGCTCGGTCTTGCCGATGCCGTGCGCAGCATTCCGATCGTCGATCCGGTCGTGGACTACAGCATCGGCATGGTGATCCCGCAGCGCGATCCGATGACGCCGCTGATCGCGGCCCTGGTGCAGGTTGCGCGTGAGGTCGCGCCGACGCTGGAGCCGTCGTAGCGTCGCGCGGCCGTCGAACCTCGCTCCCGCAGGCCGGGAGGTCCGTCATCAGGCGGTGACCATGCGCGTGTTGTCAGGTTCGATTTCCAGATCGACCCGGCCGAGGCTGATCTGGATGCCGACGCGCTCGATGGTGTGGGCAATTGGCGGGCTCGATTTCGCCACGGCGACCGTCGCGGTTTCCATCAGCGCGAAGCGCCGCAGCAGGCCGGCCGCGATGGTCTCGCCGAGCGCTTCAAGGGTCTGGAATTTGCGCGAGGACGCGATGCGCACGGCTTCGTCCACCACGGCGTCATATCTGACGGAGCAATCCAGATCATCGCTGCGATGGGTCCGTACCTCGCGCAGCGTTGCCGAAATATCGAACGTGAATCTCTGGCCGAGCGACCGTTCCTCCTCGAACAGGCCGTGATAGCCATATGTTGTGAGGCCGGTGATCGTGATCGACGTGCGCATGGGCAGCTCCTGCAGGAAGCGATTGATCGGGATGTCCCGATTGCCCAGGCGAACGGCAGGTTGCTCCGCGCTTCCCGATGGTGCTCCATCCAAGGTCGCCAGTCGCGCGAGAGGGTAGCTGAATAGCAGCTTTCGACCGCGCCAACAATCGCGATCCGCGAAGCTCCGTCATGCATTGGCGGCATCGTTTGCGCTGCAGCCGCCCACGCCGCCGGGATTTGCCTTACGCCGCCTCCGGCAGCTTGCTCTGCAGGGTGCGCGGATCGCGCGGCAGCGTGATGCGGACGACGGTGCCGACGCCGAGCCTGGAGCGCAGCCGCATCGAGCCGCCATGCAGATTGGTGAGCGAGCGCGCGATCGCAAGCCCGAGGCCCGAGCCCTGGTAGCTCTTGGTGAGCTGGCTCTCGACCTGCTCGAACGGCTTGCCGAGCCGGCGCAGCGATTCCGGCGCGATGCCGATGCCGCTGTCGGCGATCAGCAGCACGATCGAGTCGTCCAGCATCTGGCCGCGCACCAGCACGCGGCCGTGGTCCGGCGTGAACTTCACCGCGTTGGAGAGCAGGTTGACGATGATCTGCTTGACGGCGCGGCGGTCGGCGACAACCGAGATCGTACTTTCGATCTCCGATTCCAGCGACAATCCCTTGTGCTCGGCGCGACCGGAGACCACCCGCAGGGATTCCGCGAGGATGCCGGAGAGGTCGAGCGGCTCCATGTCGAACTTCATGCGGCCGGCTTCGATCCTCGACATGTCGAGGATGTCGTTGATGACCTCGAGCAGGTATTTCCCCGATGTCAGGATGTCGTGGCAGTATTCCTGGTACTTGTCCGAGCCGAGCGTGCCGAACAGTCCGCTGCCCATGATCTCGGAGAAGCCGATGATGGCGTTGAGCGGCGTGCGCAACTCGTGGCTCATATTGGCGAGGAATTTCGACTTCGCGGCGTTGGCGTCCTCGGCGCGGGTCTTTTCCTGCGAATATTTCTCGGCAAGGTCGGCGAGCTCGACCGCCTGCCGCTCCAGCTCGGATTGCGAGCGCTGCAGGTCGATCACGGTGGCGCGCAGGCGCAGATCGTTGTCGACCAGCTTCTGCTCGTGCGCCTTGATGCGGGTGATGTCGGTGCCGACCGAGACGTAGCCGCCGTCCTTGGTGCGGCGTTCGCTGATGTGCAGCCAGCTGCCGTCGTCGAGCTGCGCTTCGAAGGTGCGCGCGCCGGGCGCCGGCACGCCGCTCTCGTGCAGGCGGGTACGCACCTCGGGCATGCTGCCGACCTCGATCACGGTCTCGTAGGAGGTGCCGGGGCTGACGGCCGAGTCCGGCAACTTGTGCAGCCGCTGGAAGTGCGAGTTGCAGAGCACGAGGCGGTCCTCGGCGTCCCAGAGCACGAAGGCCTCCGGAATGGTCTCGATCGCGTCGCGCAGCCGGAGGTCGGCTTCGACCGACTTTTCCGCGAGGCTCTTCTGCTCGGTGACGTCGATGGCGATGCCGATCAGATGCAGGCCGCCGCCGGCCGCAGCGTAGCTGAGCTCGCAGCGCACGCGCAGCCAGATCCAGTGGCCG
It includes:
- the folB gene encoding dihydroneopterin aldolase; the protein is MRTSITITGLTTYGYHGLFEEERSLGQRFTFDISATLREVRTHRSDDLDCSVRYDAVVDEAVRIASSRKFQTLEALGETIAAGLLRRFALMETATVAVAKSSPPIAHTIERVGIQISLGRVDLEIEPDNTRMVTA
- a CDS encoding LysR family transcriptional regulator yields the protein MIDKLELLLALAKERHFGRAAEACGVTQPTMSTSLKQLEEILGVMLVQRGSRFQGFTPEGERTLDWARRIVGDTRAMKQEINSLKDKLSGEIRIAAIPTVLGMVAALTTPFRARHPDVRFRIQSCTSADVLGLLENLEVDAGLTYIENEPIGKVRTIPLYNESYRLLTAPDAMFGDRKQVTWKEVGTVPLCLLTPDMQNRRIIDRALTSVGAEATPTLTSNSLLVLYTHVKTGRWASVMPAKLAETLGLADAVRSIPIVDPVVDYSIGMVIPQRDPMTPLIAALVQVAREVAPTLEPS
- a CDS encoding PAS domain-containing sensor histidine kinase gives rise to the protein MARAHAANACVQSDSIKGLAQSIAKPAYHRLLTAEPALRRAVPTLIIAFLITICLGAFVQVIDQTRQKRGAMKRDLAALSDILAERLDRLTSVRRERLVNIERMQELLPDLIPSWGIAYGRHVIITGADHRVLARVPIDSAGENDRILDIVSTAQLMIAPGQQGTVNDMTLPGGTGALAISQLVKSLPGQVVVIQEMNEPIWGSDAALSITLSATTSFVVLILGFAFHWQSTRAREGDLINDAVRGRIDTALNRGRCGLWDWDLSRGRIFWSQSMFTLLGLDSRNDLLTFGEVNTLVNSDDINLFEIADQLIAGKIDHIDQSFRMRHVGGHWIWLRVRCELSYAAAGGGLHLIGIAIDVTEQKSLAEKSVEADLRLRDAIETIPEAFVLWDAEDRLVLCNSHFQRLHKLPDSAVSPGTSYETVIEVGSMPEVRTRLHESGVPAPGARTFEAQLDDGSWLHISERRTKDGGYVSVGTDITRIKAHEQKLVDNDLRLRATVIDLQRSQSELERQAVELADLAEKYSQEKTRAEDANAAKSKFLANMSHELRTPLNAIIGFSEIMGSGLFGTLGSDKYQEYCHDILTSGKYLLEVINDILDMSRIEAGRMKFDMEPLDLSGILAESLRVVSGRAEHKGLSLESEIESTISVVADRRAVKQIIVNLLSNAVKFTPDHGRVLVRGQMLDDSIVLLIADSGIGIAPESLRRLGKPFEQVESQLTKSYQGSGLGLAIARSLTNLHGGSMRLRSRLGVGTVVRITLPRDPRTLQSKLPEAA